From the genome of Oryza glaberrima chromosome 1, OglaRS2, whole genome shotgun sequence:
CAGCATTATCATACGTGGAGGAGGGAGAAAGCATGAGAGAGAGCGAAGCGAGCGCTTCTGCAAGCGCCGGACGATAGCACGGCAAATTAGACAAGATGAAATATTTTATTCGCTTTGTGGGTCTATAGTTCAGTTACTTGATcttatatgcatatgcatactgTGTGGTTTCAAGTACTAGTTTAGTTTCATGCTGAAGCAGGATGGGCTACAGAGATGGAGTTTAGTTTTGATCACTGTACATGCAACAATTAAACCTATTCTTGCTTCCGTAAAGCTAATATAGAGCCAATCTTTTATATAAACAATCTACAGTATTAACTTTAGATGACCTGGACATGTACTACCGCCGACTGCTACTTTCACTATTAGCCTTGCTCTGAAATGGGTTTGTTGGTTGGCTTGAAGGCCGATATTTCGTGGGGAAGCAGCTTGACCCAGCCACGCCACGCGCCCACGCGAACTTACATTATACTCGTATCTACATGCTCCCACATACTCGGAGGCACGTACTAGCTTAGTttgctggaggaagaagaaaccaGATGATTCCAAGAAAAGATCTCTGTACACGTTGATTTCGCCCGTCGGTCGCCGCGTCTCCATCGCATCTCGCCATCTCGGAGAACATCAGAGAAAGGCACAATGCTCTCGTGTTCGTCCAATGGCCGCTCCACTGCTCCGTTGAAAACAGTCGTAACTGACACGTGCTCCcgcccttttcttttttgtccaTCCAACAAAGATGAAAATTCGCCATCGCCACCTTTGTCAAACAGCACATGCCAAATTCCCTATAAAAATGGTTACGCATACGATCTGATTCTCCAACTCACGTACGACTAAATTTATCATTTATTATCGGTTGTAAACGGCTACATACTGTATGTATGAGCatggtttttttattaatttatggtTTTGCAGGGATGAATCCAGTGTGGTAGCGGCGGGGCTCGAGCGTCTACTACTAGCATGAGGATCGTAGGAGACCCATGAAACCTctacaaaactttttttttataaatttcttTTACCATACTTCAATGGAAATTGTCTCGCTATTTCTTTCTGATccgttaggccctgtttagttcccacgaAAAAACTTtttaccatgtcacatcgaatgtttagacacatatatggaagattaaatatagataaaaaatactaattacacagattgtgtgtaaattatgagacgaatcttttaagtctaatttcaccatgatttgataatgtggtgctacagtaaacattggctaatgataaaataattaggcttaataaatttatctctcAGTTTACCAGCgaaatcaatttattttgttattaaactatCTCGAATGAATGTATTGATGGCACGTCAAAACTTGAAACGGCGCCTTATTCTTAGTCAGTGCGAGTATCCGACCCGACGCCACGCGGGGCGCCGCGCCCACAGGATCGAGAATCTCACGGGGGTGCAGAGTGCAGACGGCAGAGGCCGGCACGGTGGCCCCGCGCGCCCACCGGCCCACGGCGCGAGAGCCACAGAACCCGGGCCGCACAAAAATATCTCTCCCCCTTTGCCTCCGCTTTTATCCCACCCGACGATGCATCGGACGCTCGCGAACGTTCCCGACGCCAGATATTTCCCGCGcgccgcgtcgcgtcgcgcaACTCTTCCCGCCTTCCAGCTTGGCTTCGCAACGCTTCGGctatcctcttctcttcttttggTTGACACGATCAAAGATATTTTCCGGCGTCCGCGCCCATATATATGCACGCGCCACCCTCCGCGTTTCGCGAGGCCTCTCCTCGACGTCGCCCGTACATTCCCCAGCCGCGCCATCGTTCTTTCACTTCACCCCCAATGTTGTTCTAGCCCCCGCGCCACCCAAGATAGATAGATTCatcgcgatcgatcgagcgggaggtagagactagagagggatagtgtgtgctgctgctgctgcgtcggAGTAGGATAtcgcgatcgatcggtcgatcggGCGGATGCagcaggggagggggagggggaggaggaggatgatgcAGGGATCGTCGTACTACGCCGTGCTCGGCGTTCACCCCGGCGCGTCCGCCGCCGAGATACGCGCCGCGTACCACCGCCTCGCCATGGTGAGTGCGATTCTGCAACACACCCGGTCTGGTTTTCCTGTGGTTTGGTTTCGCCGGAGTTGGAAGCAGAGCATCTGAGCATATATGGCGCTGACGTGATTTGGGATTTGGTGCGTGCAGAAGTGGCACCCGGACAAGATCACCAGCGGCCGCGTGGATCCGGAGGAAGCCAAGAGCAGGTTCCAGCAGGTGCACGAGGCGTACCAAGGTAATCAATAAGCACAAATCCTCTGTTTCTCGTGCGTGTCCTCTGCAATCTGCATCATCTTCTTCGGACGAATTTCTGAatacgaatttttttttggtctgtCGCGTGCGAATGCAGTGTTGTCTGACGAGAAGAGGAGGGCGCTCTACGACGCAGGCATGTACGACCCGCTCGACGACGACCAGGAGGAGGACGTCGAGGTAATCCACTAAGCATCAAACTTTTCTCATGCGTGCTTTGCttctttcttcttgttttttttttgatattgcGATGGTTTTTGTGATCTAACTTGCTGATTTGCTTACCTTGCGACACCACCAGGGCTTCCACGATTTCCTCCAGGAGATGGTGTCCCTCATGGCCACGGTAGGAAGAGAGGTAATTAAATTTGATGACCGATTTAAGCCGACGAGCGATTCGATCACAAATCAGCTATACTCTAGACCCAAATGCAGCGAAAagagaaaaattcaaattacAAAAATTTCCGATGCGTCTAAAACCTGTGTTAATCCACTTCGTGCAGGAGCCCGTGTACAGCCTGGACGAGCTCCGCTCCATGCTGGACGGGATGATGCAGGATTTCGCCTCGTCCGAATTGCCTTCGCCCAGCGGCGGCTTCTTCGCCGGCGCGCCCTCCTCGCCGTTCGCCAACACCGGCGccgcgcagcagcagcgcggggtcggctccgcctccgcgcgcgcgcacgcgcatCCCCAGGTGGTCGGGAACTCTGCCTGCCTCAGCCGGATGGCCTTCTCCAGCTACTGAGATCAATTTTTGCCAGCGGCCGCAACATCATCACCTGCATAGATTAGCTAGCCTCGTCGACATCGAGTGAGAGTGAgtagtcggcggcggtgcggcgccgCCCCCTGCTGCCGATGAGGCGCGTCAGCGTCGTGATCTCATGAAGGTGCATGCAGAAAGGTGGCGAGGCAGGGCACTGGAACAAAGTATTTCTGTTTATTTTCTTGTCTTGTTTCGATGGGATGGGCTCTGCAGCGAGAACTGTCTATACTGTTCCGAGTGTACCGTGACAATGTGATATCACGGGACTGTTTGCCTTTGTACAGTTTCATGATAAACAATCTGAAGTAGTAGTAATGAACTAGtgacaatgatgatgatgatcgtCGTTGTTCCGTTCTGTTAGGATGATGGGATGATCCCTTTGGTGTGAAACTGCACTCGTGTTtcgcttttttaaaaaaaaaaaacgtgcacCTTATCTTCCTCTACAGGAATACACCGTAGAAGACTAGTACAGAGAAatgaagtttttttaaaaaaaaaaatacagagatTGATCAATACTGATATATATCTCCAGAGACATGtaattttgaattgaatttaaacaaacaaaaatgttatttttttctacttagTAATTGAACTTGattcgtttcaggttacaagacgttttaaTTTTAGccaaagttaaactattttaaatttggcTAAGTTTATGTacaaatatagtagtatttataataccaaattagtttcattaaatcaataattgaatatattttcataataaatttgtattgagttgaaaatataattatttttctataaatttggtcaaatttaaagtagtttgattttgaccaaagtcaaaatgtcttgtaacctgaaattGAGAAATTGAGGGAGTATTTATCTGAAATCATATACTATTTTAATATTAGTTGTTCGGTGATATGTTAATTTTAGccaaagttaaactattttaaatttgactaagtttatgtacaaatatagtagtatttataataccaaattagttttattaaatcaataattgaatatatttttataataaatttgtgttgagttaaaaatataattatttttctataaatttggtcaaatttaaagcaatttgattttgaccaaagtcaaaatgtcttgtaacctgaaattAAGAAATTGAGGGAGTATTTATCTGAAATCATATACTATTTTAATATTAGTTGTTCGGTGATATGCAGAAACAGGAAGACGTCCCACAAATACACTTCCCCGACTGGCACTAGTTGTTTTGGACTTGTTCACCTGTGGCCAAGGTGCACGGAATTGAATGACAATAGAATGAAGCTTGAAGTTACATCTAGAACCGAATATATTATACTTCAGcaccaaaaagagaaaaagaaccACTAATCAATCCTGTTCGGTGCATGCTCTCCCGTAACCAGAGCACTTAAAGTCTTAAACCCCCCGAGATATTAGCGGTAGTTCCACGCTCCTACCAGAAACagaataagaaaaggaaaagaatacACGTCACGTACACCAGCACATCTAACCCAGTCccagttcatatatatatatatcacattcaTGTCCAATGCATTCCTGAATCACAGTTAAATCTTAATCCTACCACTAATcatatgcaaaaagaaaaaaaaaacatgaggaaTCCAAGCCAAATGCTgcgactgctgctgctgcaggtggCAATCCTCGCCGCCGTTCTCGCGACACCGTCGCTGGGCCGAGTGATAGGGGGCAGCAAGTGCAAGTGCCTCATGTGCGTCTGCGACGTGGACCCGCACCCGCTCCCGCCGTCgcgccaccacccgccgccgccggaggagccggagccggagccgacgCCGGTGTACCACCACTACcctccgccgacgacgcccgcgtactccctcccgccgccggcgcagccgTACGGGCAGTACCCGTACCCGTACCCGTCGCAGGGGCAGGCCGGGGCGGCGTActggccgccgtcgacgccggcggAGATGTACCCGCAGGTCAGGGGGTAcatccggtccgccgccgctcaccgtcgGCGTCCCGGCCACGGCGGGCTCTCGTCGCGCTTGGTCGTCGTCTCCGTCTTGCTCGTGTCCGGCCTAATGCCACTGCTCGTGTAGTCGCGTGATCGTGTCTCGTGTGTTTTCGTTTAGTACGGCCGGGCCGACCGCGCCGAAGTTTCGCGGCCTGCGACTTTGCGACCGCAGCATATGTTGCGGCTGTCACGTTTACTGATTTGGCATGTAAATAAGATTACAACTGTATCGCGTCAACACGTTTCAAGTTCCATTATACGTGAGAAAATTTAAGGCTTGTTTACCTTATAAGGcattttcaacttttcaaaaattttaacaATCCCCAAAACTTGATAAGATTACAAACTAAACATATCATTACAGTACAACTtcaccaaaatttgataatttcatAACCTTCTTCTACTCTCAAAACTTTTACCGAAATTTTGAAAAACATCAAACCAAACATGGCCAAACCTTATCGTTAATGCTAAAATTTGGCGTTACGAAAAATTGGGAGGTATATTTTAGCAATGAAGTTAGCATGCCTTTTAATTCCGATTTGAAATGTGATAAAACTCAATTCTGATTTGAAGAAAGGTATAGAGTTCATGAATTTTTCACAGGAATGCCAGCGCAAACGAAACACCGTGATGAATAAATTTGGTCGAACACTCGAGAAACAGGTGCATCGACACTGTCACACACTCACTCGCACGGGCACGGGTAAATGACATCATGACAGCTAGCAACGGATATGATCCTGACCGTCCAAATTTCTCGTGTACGAATAGCCGCCTCCCACATCTCGAGGCCACCGGCTCCTCCTCCAAAACCCCTCCGTCCCCACAGACACACGGGGCCCACCTACAGAGGCAGAGAGCGCGCACCGCGGCGAGAGCACATGGGCCCCACCGCGCTCCAcctcatcgccgtcgccgtcgccgccgtcgtggccgcggcggcggcaccggctccggcttcggcgtcggcgtcggcggccggggCGTTCTCGGAGGTGCCGCCGGAGACGCCGTGCGCGGCGGCCATCGTGTCGGTGGCGCCGTGCCTGGCGCACgtcgcggtggtggcgccgcccgcgcggcccgcgcccgcgcccacgGAGGCCTGCTGCGCGGCCTTCCTCCTCGGCGTCTcccccagcggcggcggcggggaggggtgcTTCTGCCACCTGCTCCGCGACCCGCTCCTCCTTGGCTTCCCCGTCAACACCGCGAGGCTCGGCGCGCTCCTTcccacctgcgccgccgccaacgccaacgcctccgcggccgccgccgtcgaggccgccACGCTCTTCGCCGACACGTGCCGAGGTCATTACCGTGTgccccccttcttcctccttttacATGTCCTTGCTTCCATCGGTTTTGCGTATTCTTGTGTTCGTGATCACCGATCATGTTGGAGAACTACTGAACTAGTATGTGCATTCACGACGGTTGGTGATAGATGCAAATAGTTGGCGAGCCGCAAGCTCTAGATACTACTGAGAGCAAATAGATTGAACCAGATAAATTTATTcgagaaatgaaatgaaatttaTTTGTGAACAGATAAAATTTAGTTTGGTTAGTAGTTACTGGGAATTGTATTACTGTGTGAAACTATTGAAttggaaaacagtgtttgcctATTTTTGTGTCTATCCATAAACGTCAACCTTACTTCATAAATTCTCGTTTTATCCAAACTACTAAAAAGTTGCAGAGATACAAATGTAGGACAAATTGATACTACGGTCATCAAGGaaatttgcaaattgcaatgcatGACACACATTGAAAGCCTTGTTTGGCATCAATTTCACCAAATTTCTTGAGCTTTACAATATTTCATTCTCAGATAATACGTCATTGCTTTTCTCTTAGAGAGTTCTTAAAACTATTCACTGAACTTGATTTGTTAATTGACATCATGAGTTCTTGATTCTTTAtcatctttgtttgtttcaccCCTCTAAAGCAGACCTCAAGTCACTGCCAGAGATGCGTTTCCTACCTGACCCACCTCCCACGCCAACAATTTCTCCAGGTAAACGTTATTCAGCTTGTTCACTGATCCTGTGACCTTTTGGCCACTGACTCCATTCGTGAGATAATCCTCATCCGTATCATCCTGTACTTCGCCTCTGCTCACATGTTGTTTTGTCTCAATTTTGTGTTATGTGCAGCTATAAAACTATGATAGTAGAAATTTGAACTTAGTAATACCACGAAAAGAATCACATACGTAATTGTGCGATCATGGTATACTGTTACTTGCAGCATCTCTTCTGTTGAGTTGTAAGACTTGTAACTGTTACTACCATTTCCAGCATGGAGTGTCCTGCTGATGCTATACTATATGTATAATCTTCTCATCTTTCAGTTGTAACAGTACTTTTTAGCTCCTGTATGACCATGATCATATCGTCTATTTCATCGTTTAATCACAGTCACGGCAACGCCTATGTGGACTCGCTAATCTGTTGTGAATGCCTGTGCAGCTGCCGTCCCAGGATCAATGCCCCCGACGACGGAGGAGCGTTCGACGCCCGTGCCTGTGCCGCCACAGGACCGGTCTGGATCGGAGACCTCAACTCCCAGCCGGAATTTCCTTGTGGTGTTGTTAGCcctaacagcagcagcagcggcagatTTGATCCAGCTGTAGTTCTGATATGTCATTGCCCATGCCCAGTACTCACGCTCCTGACGAACTTATGCCTGTTGCGTCTTTCCTCTGTCGGTCGGCTTTGGACTCAAATCAGGTGGTGCCGTGTGTTGTACAGATGCAGGGGAGGATGATCTCTGAGAAATTTTGTCCGGAATGGTGATGTTTTCTCTTTTGGTGTGCTCCGATAGTCCGATCCATGGTATGTCAGTACAAGTGTGCTGCTTCTGGCTATGTCATGCACCATTGACAACATTCATAGGGTACGAATAGAATATGGTTTATATTCTCCCATAGTCTTCATGTCACTGGAAGCCAAAGAAGAACATTTCTGCAGTCACACGGTCATGCAGCATCCGCACTCAATCGATGTAGTAATATAGAGTCCAGTCGCGCACAAGTCAAACAGTTAAACAAAACCCGTTTGGCTCACCTTGTCAAAATGTTGGCCATGCCTGACGTCTTCTTCTACAACCTGGCCAGCTGGGCCGTTTGGTTCGGCTCCTCGCACCTGATTCACATATCCAGCTTAATTCCTTTAGGAttatttattctattttttttaaaaaaatacatcctGTCAAGAAAAATATTCTAGTATTTGCTTAGACCACTTGTCTTAAATagtttgttaaatttatttatcacaacatttaatttatccctaTTAAAAAGTAGATAATCTACAAAAAAACAGTCCATCCAATATTTTCTAAACAAAGCCTTAAGTTGAACGATTA
Proteins encoded in this window:
- the LOC127759872 gene encoding non-specific lipid transfer protein GPI-anchored 25-like, encoding MGPTALHLIAVAVAAVVAAAAAPAPASASASAAGAFSEVPPETPCAAAIVSVAPCLAHVAVVAPPARPAPAPTEACCAAFLLGVSPSGGGGEGCFCHLLRDPLLLGFPVNTARLGALLPTCAAANANASAAAAVEAATLFADTCRDLKSLPEMRFLPDPPPTPTISPAAVPGSMPPTTEERSTPVPVPPQDRSGSETSTPSRNFLVVLLALTAAAAADLIQL
- the LOC127760295 gene encoding protein TRACHEARY ELEMENT DIFFERENTIATION-RELATED 7A-like encodes the protein MQKEKKNMRNPSQMLRLLLLQVAILAAVLATPSLGRVIGGSKCKCLMCVCDVDPHPLPPSRHHPPPPEEPEPEPTPVYHHYPPPTTPAYSLPPPAQPYGQYPYPYPSQGQAGAAYWPPSTPAEMYPQVRGYIRSAAAHRRRPGHGGLSSRLVVVSVLLVSGLMPLLV
- the LOC127768819 gene encoding uncharacterized protein LOC127768819, with amino-acid sequence MQQGRGRGRRRMMQGSSYYAVLGVHPGASAAEIRAAYHRLAMKWHPDKITSGRVDPEEAKSRFQQVHEAYQVLSDEKRRALYDAGMYDPLDDDQEEDVEGFHDFLQEMVSLMATVGREEPVYSLDELRSMLDGMMQDFASSELPSPSGGFFAGAPSSPFANTGAAQQQRGVGSASARAHAHPQVVGNSACLSRMAFSSY